The Branchiostoma floridae strain S238N-H82 chromosome 1, Bfl_VNyyK, whole genome shotgun sequence sequence AGATAGGAGCACTGTGGCTTTTATGGGGAGGTTGTTCACGAGTCTCCCCATCCCACCTATGAGGTAGGCCAAGATAGCGTGCTGCTTTCATAGTTGTTCAGCCAAGACTGATTCTGTAGACCCAACGTTACATATTTACTCTGTACCCATCGTTGGACCATTGAAGTTTCACGGTCGCCATTGTCCAACACGTAGCTCATTCTCAGCGGGCGTTGTcaatatctaacgttatacaCACAGCTATCAACAGCATTGCTGTCTAGGACATGACAATGTCAACATATGTTGGAAAACTTGACAAGCAACTTATGTTGAATAGAGCTGTTGGGAACCATAGATCATGTGTACCCATGCATTACTGTCGGACAGGTATAGGCAAGTGTGTACCAGTCTGTCAGTCTTTGGTGTCAGGGCTGTCACGGTAGAATGTACTAACTTAGCCGGAAGGGAACAGGTAACACAAAGACTCACTGTCTTACTCTCAGCCCTCCACGAGCGCTGTTGGGAGCAGTGATTCAACTTTCCAGGCATAAAGACCTGGGCCAAACTCGCAAAACAaactcgcccccccccccccccccccacacacaccccAACGCTCCCCCAATAATAACCGCCAAAACTCGCGAAAGATAGTTATCCTTGTCTCGGGTATCTGCTATGGCTCTAGATGTGTATCTGAATAGTGCAGTCGGTGTAACCGCCTTTCGAATGACAACCCAGCTCCAAAATGTAGGCCCTGCATATCTAGTAAACCAACCTGCTGACTCTCTGTGATGTCATGTTTGAAGCTGTGTAGTGAGGATGTTCTTACCCGCCAAATTTCATAATCTATATCGATCTGTATCTACATTGGATATCTAAAATTtatatttgcattgttttaCTGATCAGTAAATCAACCGCCTCTCGTTCTCGGTTCGCACGCAAAGATTCCGATGACACCTTCTTTGTTAAACCTGCTGTGATCTATTTGCTCTAGTCGTTGTCTATCAGTGTGGTTGATGAGTAACTTTTCCCGTTAATCTTCAGCGCAGGATCTTCCACAACCGCAAACCAAAACACAGCTCTGAATGATGGCGTCACCGAAAGTCACATTCCTGCACACCGTCAACAACTTCGCGGTGGTGGGGCTGCTGATCACCCCGCTGGTGGTGAGCTACTGGCGGGGCACGTGGGGGCTCATGGACCAGCTCCTCCTGCCGCAGCATCTCGTCTCCAGCGCCTGGGTCTCCGTAGCCATCGGCGTCCCCCTGCTGCTGCTCCTCAACCTGCTGCAGGCCCCGCTACGCCGACTGGCCGGCAGGACCGACTCGTGCGTGCTTCGTCACGCCTGCCACGTCCTCTACGTCTACGTGCACGGCTTCGCCAACGTCAACCACTGGCGCGGCGTGTGGAAGCTGCTGGACGGGTACACCGGCATCACCGTCCCGAGCGCCGTGGCGTGCGCCGCCCTCGCCGTGGTGGCGAAGACCGCGATGCGAACGCTGTACAACCTCCTGGCCCCGCCCGTCCTGGTGGCGACCGACTTCAGCAGCGACCCGTTCACCATCACCACCCGCTTCAGGACCGACTCCAGCGGCTGTTCGCTGAGGTTCGCTCTGGACGCGCTCTTCACCGTGACGTTCATGGGCTCCGCGGTGGTGCTCTTCTGGCGCGGCACCTGGGAAATGTTCGACCTGTTCCTGTTTCCCGATAACAAACAGCTGACGGCGCTGTCCTGCCTCGCCATTGGCTACATCCTGTACCTGGTGCAGACGGTCCTCCAGTTCCCGGCGATGCGCCTGAGCAGGAGGCTGGAGAAGTACCTGGTCTTACAGGTGGTTCTGGAGGATATCTTCAACCTGGTGTCAGCTGTATGTGCGGTAAGTCACCGGCGTCTGTAacgtttcaaattcaaattgtTTTAGTAGCTAGATACTAGAAACGTTACATCTAGATGCACGTTTTTTCCACTTTGTGCGTTTCTTTGACTTGAAATGCGTTAAAAATGATTTGAAGACGGAGACGTGATAAACCCCAAAGATGCCTGTGTGtagacaaaaatttcactcaGCCTCCGGGTTTCCCTCCCTCCGCCAGGTGAGTTACTGGCGCGGCGTGTGGCTCACCTGCGACCTGGTGCTGCTGCCTGACGCTCCGACGCTGAGTCTGCTGGTGTCGCACGCCGTGGGGACAGGTGTGCTGTACCTGGCGTGCGCCGGACGCAGCGTCATCGTCACCGGCTGCGTCATCGACGGAGAGGCTAAGGACGGGGCAGGCGTCCGGCTGGGGCACTACCTGAGGATGGAGGATCTTCTCTCACaggtaaggctaacgtcacagtttctaaggcctacgtcacattttcaaactggggcccggccgggaaaCGCAAAATAGAATGGATACggaaaaaatatacacaaataatgcccacgactagaATCTATTATCCTTAGGTGTTGTGTAgattgttgccttttatatcatacttttggTTCCCGAaacgaaagctacccggccgggtcccggtttagaaatgtgacctaagcctaacggGGCCCGCCAGAGATatctgtggaaacaaaaaaaatatatcatatcaagAAATTTAGATTGATTATGCCACTGATGatttattcattcttttttacttttggtGTGATTCGCTGCTGTCTTCTATTGCCTTCTATCTTACTTTTTGTTCCCGCAAACTTCCCAGTCGGGCCCGGGTTCAAAGGGCATCCTACCGTGCCATAAGCCGGAGGTACCTCTAAGCAGCCTGATCTTGTTCTGGGAAACTACGGTTTTCTGACGGACATGTGTAACAACGATGTGACAGACTATTGATGTCTAACGTTATGTATTGGCGCTTCAGTCAACtttcaacagaaaacaaaatacgTGTTAACTAGCGACGGGTTTGCATTTCAAAGCTGCTAAGATAAACACGAAGCagttaacatcaactctcatagtTCCATCTGATTTCAAAATACTGTCAGATGAAGAAAAACACTTTTATAGAGGCCTTCTTTGAATAAGATTGTCTTGAACTCAGAGGCCTTCTTTAGCTAAGATTGTCTTGAACTCCTAAATGTCTGAAGTGTACATACTCAGGATTACGGATGTTGCATTGGTACACCGTACCTCTTTAAATTCATGTATAAACTTTAGATTcgtgtatttttttctcatgtggcggcATTATGTATCCAGTGGAATTATAAGAGTCGATTTTACAGATAAAGCCTTCAACCTGTATTCCCCAGTTTTGATGTTACAGATAAAGTCTCCATGCTGTGTTGTGCAGTACTGATGTTACAGATGAAGCCTTCAACCTGTATTCCCCAGTATCGATGTTACAGATAAAGTCTCCATGCTGTGTTGTGCAGTACTGATGTTACAGATAAAGCCTTCAACCTGTATTCCCCAGTATCGATGTTACAGATAAAGTCTCCACCCTGTATTCTGCAGTACCGACCACAGAGCCCAGGGGACGGAGAAGAGCCGCAGGCGAACCAGGTCCAGATGGACAAGGTGCCGGGGAGAAAAGCCAACTCCGCAAGAGCCGATATCGTGGTGGATGACATGGTTCAACAGTCTAGATTTTAATTTAACTTCGTCGTATAGGGAGAAGATCACATTTGTGAAGAACCAAGTGCAAGGTAGCGGTTACTCGATCCACTAGTAGGATACAATTTGGAAATCGTCAGACacttcagacagcatccactttCTTTCGGCGGATGCCGtcagaaacgtctgaccgcttcCGAATTTTATCCAGCCGACTTGAATTACCGcagcctgggtgccagactgtttccagagcCCACACATCCCGACTCCTCGGCTGTTGGGCCAATATGCCCCAAAGGACGTCTAAGTCAGGGGCCTGCTGTAGAGCTACAGCAGGCCCCTGAGTAATAAACCCGTGCACGATAGATATCATTGAGATCAGGCCagagtctggtatccaggctagcattACTGTTACCTTGCGTAtatcattacctggatgtctatcttTAATTGACATATTATAGAAGAATACTAACGGGAAAACAGGGTATCTCAATTGTAGTCAAGGTGTAACTGTTTATACATAACCTGTCATGGACGCCTTCAGTCGATGGACTTTGAAGCTTTTTAAGACAGTTAAAGTGCTATCGTGTAGAAATCACAGGAAGTGTTTGAATGCATAGACAAGGCCGCCATACGTCACACATACTTCCGCTGTAAGGAGCTTAGGTAATGTGGACCCTCCTCTATGAGTCATAGGGCCACGATTTAGCTTGTCTTACTTCTTGAAATTCTAAAATTTTTTGCAATTCAGAGATACTTTAGTATTAAAGTCAATACGTTTCTGCCATCCCAATCACTAGCGAGAGACAGCGGATACTgtgtgaaacgtctgaccgttaaCTGAATCggtacagttgcttgagtaccgaTACCTTCGCTAAGGTTATATTtgggtgtgtttgtctgtctatctgtttgtattttgtatggaGCGTTTTATACAATGTTGACACAATTGAAATTAAGAGGTTATCGATCATCCGATGTATGCATTTGGGCTACTATGATACAGTGGGGAAAGGTGAATGTTTTCATATtaatctgtaacgttataatgtatTGATTACTCTTGGCATGGCCTGGAGTATGTCGAATACACTACCTCACTTTTGTCAAGtctgtatacatatacattgtacccgtaTGTTAACCATGTTGTTTTCTCAAAGCGAATTGATGTCAATTCTTGTCATGTATAAATGAAGACGATTCTGAATTGAAGTTGATGGTCcttttttgtaatgtttgtcaTCAATCCTGAAATATGCCATTATAACAGTTAGGACATTTTCTGTTACCTGGATGTGAGGCTCTCACAGAGGGCTTTATCCAGTACCTTATTGAGAAGAACCACTGAGCCCGAAGGTGCTTTCAGAAACCAACATTGGAGTACTCGTAACAAATCACTTGCTACTCAAATCTTTgctgctaggtgtcgctgctgagCAGGTGAAGAGGGAACATGCACAAGTTTCTCAGTCTTCTGCAAACAGTACAATTGGTATAGTCGTATTATAGatccagagtctcttctgtcttctcaACAAatacagagaggacagaagattcatgagctataatacgactggataccaggctacaatcATGGTATCCTGCCTTACTCCAGTGACCCATTCACCAATGGTTGCTTTTATTCCTGAAGGGAAGCAGAGGGCTGAAGAAGGCTGGACCTCAGCCTATCTCTGTGACATGTatcagctttaaaaaaaaagaaaagaaaaaagaatctgTCCATTTCCCAACCATTAAATGTTCCTACTACTCGTACCTAAATTCACATCAGTCAGATTGAAAATCTTTGAAATGTAGCTGTTTGTACTgcaaacctaatctccaagcagatcctatggtagcataagatagtatcaaacgctggcagaggagtgaagccggcctaggagtgtgtttggctaccgggtacctacatggcaaatggacacctcttggctgactacactccttggccagtttggtactattttatgccattgtaggatctgcttggagattactgcaAACCATCCTTCTTCAGCTGTAGTCTGttctgctctccaagcagaggttggtgggaaaaatcgtgaccttttcctttcataattttttgttgttgaccgGCCACTTTGTGTGTCCAGTCACTTGTCTAACttttctgaccacttagatttcataatgaaggcaactttttttgttgttttcaccttcccatcagttttggggttccgagaggatgtcatccatataatcaaatcaatatggcatTTTGGTGAATCAAGGCATGGGGTGAACATGTCTTACATTCATCATTCTGTCATAATCAACTTGGATGAGTATTCAATAAATCACACAAGTCTGTACATGGCAACACTTTATTACAAAAGTATCATACAATTCATCAAATCTAATAGCAACATGGTTAATCTGTGAAAAGTTTAATCATGTCATTCAGattgtttcaacacaaaaatctGGTGGTATTCCTGGAAAATTATTTTCCAAATTGAAACGACACCAATTAGAAGCCTCATATTTTCACTTGTTCAGAATGGATGTGCAGAAAATTACCTTACATCGTTTGAAAAAATCATACCACTTTTGAGAGTATTTTCAGATTCAAAATAAGCTTAGCGCTCTCTCAACATCAGGGGTGCCACacggtgcctaagcatttgcacaaattttATGAGGTTTGTAcacattttatgaaaaaatgcATGAATCACTATTTGAAAAGGTATCAATTTTATGAAAAACGcatgaatcactatgtgaaacaCATGAAGATACGCACGAACCTTGAGCAGACTGGCAACATCATTAAGTTTCCAATAGCCTGTGGGATACCCTTTTTCGGCACACCACATTGTCAAATCTTGCTCCATCTGTCACGTGGACCAGGCAGCGGTTGCCCCGGGTTTCCATAtggttcgtgtgtatcacataagatttgagcgatttgaacatttttcttaaaatttgtagattttcacatagtgattcgtgcctTTCataaatgcttaggcaccccggAACATGCTACAGATCCTGAGGCAATAAAATGGAATATCATTGCCTTACAACTCTTTCCACAAGTGACCTTTTAAAATATTCCTTCGAAAACTGAACACCTCAGAACCTCAAAGAATAAAGGTACAATGGTACATGTAGCACTGGAAGCTAAGGAACATCCATTTGATGATCCTTTTACATTTTCAGTGTCATAAAATCTTTCCATCaagtatgccaaaaagtagttactcaagcaaagttggatatggttttggaactgaccgtttcccaaaccacatccagttgcttgagtaactgctttttggcgtatcttataacctggatgtctaatctacaTCATGTATTTTCGCGAGAGTCTCATGTTCAGTACTGCGGCAGAACGCCCCTGGCGATATCGTGCCTGACCTCCCATCGCAGGGCCTGTCTCTTCTTGTTGGTGGGCACGACGTAGCCGTTGGGCACATAGACGCGCTGCGGCTTCCGCACCACCTCGTCTCTCTGCATCATGAGCTCGCGGACGTTCCACCGCAGGTCCTTGTGCTTCTTTTCCTCGGGGGCCTTCTGCGCCGCCCACTGCCGGTTGTAGAAGTGGAACCGGTTCACCGGGTCCGTCTTCACGCTCTTCCTGTTCTGTGGGAGCCGGACCGCCGGGCGGATGAACGACCGCGGAAGGTGGGGTGCGTACTCGCTCTCCTCGTCCCCCGCGGGTCTGTGGGGCCACAGTCCCGCCGAGCGCGGCCTCTGCCGTCTGTACTGTGAAACGTCGTCCTCAGACAGGTACGAATCCTCCTCGTTGATCGGAAGACCGGCCAGACGCTCCCCGAGTTCACTCACATCATCCGCCTCACTTTCCGTCGTGAGCGACTCGTCGAAAACCCGGGACTCTCCATTAATCTTCCTCAGAACTTTCCTCTTCGGCACCCTGAACCCGCTTTCGTTCCTGCTGTCGTTCGCTGATGACTCGGCGTGCGCGTACCTGGCGGGATTTGCTGGTGCAGTCGTCGGTCTGGGCTCTCTGTCGTAGTAGGCCTTTGGTCTGGTCTGTTCTCTGTCATGTCCAACAGGGAAGTTCCTGGTGGTCTGGTTCTCCTTACCATGACCTGGCTGTTCTACTGGATCATGTCTGCGGGGAGAGGGATGGGGGAAACATGTAAAAATCCCGGGATCCGGTAGACTGTATCTACTCACCTGTTGTTTTTCATATATAAGCCCTCCtacagagatcagaatgcattctaggtaaaatgtcaaaggtaaagaccAAGAAAACGAAAACCATAATTGtgattttcaacctccttggtttcagtTAGCATAACAACATTCTAAAAATAGCATAACATATTAGAATACATGAAggttaagaaaagaaaattaccGAACTGGTGAGAACATGGACTAGTCTGATGTGCCGTCTTTAATTGGGCCAAATATGTGTCCGCGACAAGCGTAAACTAAACGTCTATGAACTCTAGCACCAGGGTGTTGGGCTTAGGCCAGTTAGGGCCGagttgaccaaggaggttatatataacctccttgagttGACCAAAGTATAGGACCAAGTTGACAGGTCCGAATCGTCCTGATTCCTCTGCTCCGTACCTGTGTGCGGGGTTGGTCCGGGTTGGTTGTCGTAGTGGAAACGCTGGCTGGGCGGAGACAGAAGCGTCCAGGCGGGAGGCCGAGGACGCGAAGCTCTGGTCCTGCGAGCTCGCCTTGGAGCGGTCCTGCTGAACCAGCTCCTGCAGGTCCCGCGCGAACTGTTTCAGACGATATTCCGGCACGTCGTGGTAACCAAGGGCGGCCAGCTGGCGCCGGATGTCGTCTTCGGTGAACTCCGAAGACTCGTCTGACATTTTAGGGCGCTAAAAGACCAGCTTACTGTTATAAAGTAACCAATACAATCGGCAAaaaaatttcagacaaagtATTTAACGGTTTAAATATGGCGGCGTTGTTTTCAAAGTCAGACGATCTCAAAGTACAGAAATGAGGGGGCGACATTGTAGAACTTGTAGCATATGTACATTTAAAAACCCAATATTGCCAAAATTGTTTAtactataaaatgtatattataTCATTAAGGTGAAATTTTATCTACAATTTGCTAATAACTCTTTTTGTTCCGAAATTTAAATTAGAATTCTAATCACTATCCTCTATATTTTCACATGGTACATCCTACTTAGCAAGACCATTTGGCATGTGCAAACGGGTAACTTTATTGACATTATTCTGAATCAACGCAAAATAATTGCATAAAAACACAATTACAAACGTTACCTTTACAAAGTAATTAATATTCGCCGTACATCTCAAAGTTTTGCTATTTAAAACGGTGTCTATCTGTGGATTTATTATTCGTTTAAGTAAAAAGATTACTTCTATATCACCATTAAACAAAATGGTTTAGCCCAAAGCTACATCATGGcgtctacctacctacctacctacctagtcccttgacctccaggtcgttggggggacaaggtagacatgaagatcgagatttgcctccaggttcttctttccctagccagggttagtctctcctgtaggctgaggcccGTCCAGTCAGTGATGTTGTCATGGCGTCTGCTGAAGAAGAAGGAAGTTGTTTGGCGGGTTTTTCAAGATTTTAGTCGCCTTTTTATTCACTAACACCCTACTAAACAGTAGCTACTTGCATATTAACAAGATGAAAACCCTCTAACGTTTAAAAGTACCTTTTATAGACTAAGTTCAGATTTTcgaatgtttgttttgtggtcaCAAATTTGTGGTTGTTGAGCAAAATTTTTTTATCCGGCCAAACAAACGTTTCGCCACTGtggttataataataataataataattggtTTGACGATTTTCTTTTTGCAATGTGCATAAttttgtgcgtgtgtatgtgtgtttgggAAATgtctgaatgtgtgtgtgtgtgtgtatgtgagtgtgtacGGATATCATATGTTCTACCAAGGGGGAATGCCTGTTAGTACTGGCAGCATGCAACAGGGGTGAAGTCAACTCTCCATTAAATTtgaagcagaggttgatggggaaaatcgtgaccattgTCTTACATGCCATTGAAAAAGatgtcatactgtaaatgcattttaagttcgaggggatttaatttcgtggtagcggtaaaaaggactttttgcggtggttttaagtttgcagtagcaccatccACTTCCCACGAATCCTCGACGACGGGGAAAGAGCCATGAGCACCAtccactgtagtctctaactgccataggaaaatgttcgcagtggttttaagtgtCACGAGGTGATATCGTGATCACTCTGTGATCACCCCTGGTGTGAGGAGTGTCACCCGAGTAATTGggagcagatgtacaggggtTTGAGAAGGGACACGTATGAGGGTAGGGGATTCCACGGAGAGACGTGGCAGGGAAAGGACGTGTCCACTTGATCTCTGAATAAAGTTATCATctccgcaacatcatgcctctgtcctgatccttgacttgactcactaccatgccGCCGTGACAtcagttcgcagtgaagtggccaccgcaaaaaccgcgaatataaaaccaccgcgaacatttctgcatttacagtatatagcaGTGGAATTCTTATTGTggcctctatttttctatgttgaacatgtcatgactgtaaaagtgACATATGAAAACCTTACTCAATcagtcaatggaaaaatcttccttgcccgatcgggcactTTAACTTGCCCTGGGCAATATTGCTAGTGGACTTGTACAACCCTGgatggcatataagaaaaaggttacaattttccccatcaacctctgctaggagagtaggtgaagtctgctatctgATAGCGTGTTATCTAAACGGTAGTGTAAAGTAGATAGATGAGGCATAGGTTCAGGTGTTGTGAAAATGAGTGTCTTTCCCCAGACCTTGTTTCTGGTTGTTTTAAAGGGATGAATGATTTATGATAGTATTCTGCAGTAGATTTATGATAGTATTCTGCAGTAGATTTATGATAGTATTCTGCAGTACTATCAACAACTTTTAGTAGAATGAAAGCAAAGGCCACCAATTTATGCtaaaatgcagttactcaagcaacttgatatgattttggaaaccatCAGATTTTTGGGCAACCATCCAGTGTTTTTTGTTAGTGATACTAGTGTcattagtgtcactgacgaaagacaccggatggttgtctgaaacatctgacgatttccaaaatcatatccagttgcttgagtaactgcttttgggcgtgtcttataacctggatgtctaaccttcatcagtgtcaccaatttgatttgctgaactggaaaaaacataatgaaaacaaagcctgaggcCCAAGTTTATGCCTTTGTTCACTCAGTGGACATACTGTAGTCTTGAAGTTTTCCTCTTGCCCACTGCTTCTATGATGACCAGTTGCTACATTTTCACCTCAAATTAAAATGTCTGATAAACTAAGAAAATAATTTGTTGTGGCATAACATACTGACATCATAGAATCTGTCTTAAAAAGGAAACAATGTCTGCCCTCTAAAGcttaaaaaaagtacttttcaaCCAACATAGATAGGCTTTGTTATAACTTTGTTTGTTGAAGCCTTTTGAAGCTTTCATCATTCATTGTCTTCCCCTACAGTACACCCAGCATATACTAGACTCTTCAGGCAACCAAGAAGGTTACTAGTATATGAGGCCATCTAACCCCCCTCTACAGATGGGCAATAGAGACCCTATAATGTGCTTGTAGAGAAAAAGCAATGGCATAACAGGCATATTTGCATCACAGGTCACTCTGGTATTTTTATGCCCTTGCTGCTGAGGTGGTATGTAAATAAGGGAGGTGCCCAAATGTCCGAGTTATGCACTCCAGACACAGTGTGCCATGGTGACCGCGTGGTGACCACACCTTTGTATATGCGTGGTTCACATGTGTACATAACCTgcactcttcaagcagaggtctCTGTTGGcgttattttgtgatttttcaaCAACCTTTTGTGGGATTCTATATTTCCCAAATTTTTTATTCATAATGCTTGTGGTCCTGATTTCTTTTATTCTGGTACAAGAACACTCCCCAAcagaaatctctgcttggagagtacttaaCTAAACTTGCATGTACCTGCACTTTACCTATGGTTTTATGCAaaggtttgtttcttttcaataAGGGGGCAGTGGAGAGGGCTTTTGTGTTGGACTGTTTCAGACAGCTATTGAAGGGGACAAGTGTCTGTCAGGCTATGCCAACAAAATTTTACTTTTAGaattgatattttcatgacGAATTTGATGGGTAGAAAATATTCTTTGAAAATTCTGAAGGCCTTTCATTTCTAATTTGCAGAACCTATCCTCTCTAAGCAATGTGTGTCAGTCACACCAAGAAAAGAGAAATTGTGAgtaaattaatgaaaaaaagaagtatACAAATCTGCCAACCAAGACATTGACTTGATGTGGCCTGACCTTCCTCCATTTAGGTGGAGGGTTTGGAGTATGTTTGTTATCAAACAATGCCTGCATGAACCTTGGCCATATATCACCCACAGGGGGTGGTACCCTTTAAATGGACTACAATAATGGTACAGTCTATTTACAGGCAGTGTATTACATACCTGTTATTGCTGATAAGAATCTGTCACACAAAAAGTTGTTGTTTCCCAAAAAACAACTGATAACATATTTTTCTTTGCAAGTTCCTTAAATGTTATAGATGGATGTTCTAACAGGCAGGGAGAGGGAGTTGAATGTTTAGTTGCCACAGAGACCACCCCTGCTGTCCGACATACCGTCTCCCATGTTCATTATTAATGAGGGATGTGACAGCATCATAGCAGCCACGCTGGCTGTGTGACATCACCAGGGAACAGGCAGGCTGGACTCTGGCCAACGCACACCCCGATCTCACAGCCACAGGTTAGTGCCTTCCTTCTGTGGTGAACTTACAACTTTACCCTTTAACTTAACACTGACTGAGAGGGCAATAAGGAAAATTATGCATCTGTGTTTACCTTtgaaggtgtgtgtgtggttgtgttgGTGGTTTGAAATTGGAATATTGCCCCACTTTGCTTTCTATCTAAGGGCTAATTTGTAAGTAGATACACATTTGTACTACCGCACAGTTTCCTCAATGTCCTAATTACCCAGTCCAGTGGACGTCTCTTGTGGTAAATATTATATTCTGGTAGGGATTATTCAGCCAGCAGGGAAAGGAATACAAATGCATTGTTAACATATCTGTTAGTCTTGGTAGGCCAGCTATTTGTTCTACTGTATTTTTCTCTTACAGTTAGAGACCTCACCCATTGCTTCCAAGACTGCTGCCTGTTGGCTGGCTTGTTTATTTTTGCCATGTCAAAAAACCAAGAACCTTCAATTTAATAAATACTATGATATCTACATTGTAGTAAAGATATGAATACCCAACGTTTGTTATTTTCGAAGAATCCATAGTGATACAGCATCGGGTCATGTTAGACTTGGAGAATGTATTGACAGAACATCTTCAGGCTCATGTTGCCAGTAGAAACAGCTCTTCACTTGTTCCCATGTAAAGCTAGACCCTCAAGTTCAAGCACTTAATACTGGTGTTGAGTTTTCAGAGATGTTGTGTCGCCAGAATTTGAGCATGGAGTCGGAATGTTGACGGCTTTGAAGGCATATCACAAAGATTCTGTGACAAAAAATTACATACTCAAGTGTCACGGACAAATCCCTTTCGGTATTTTTTGTTACACTTTTTTTGATGCCTTAAAATAGTCTGGGTGCCATTCAATTTACTACCAGTACCAGGGCTCCTATTCTTATTTATAGGAGCCCTTGCAATATATCGGATAGTATACAG is a genomic window containing:
- the LOC118407381 gene encoding uncharacterized protein LOC118407381, coding for MMASPKVTFLHTVNNFAVVGLLITPLVVSYWRGTWGLMDQLLLPQHLVSSAWVSVAIGVPLLLLLNLLQAPLRRLAGRTDSCVLRHACHVLYVYVHGFANVNHWRGVWKLLDGYTGITVPSAVACAALAVVAKTAMRTLYNLLAPPVLVATDFSSDPFTITTRFRTDSSGCSLRFALDALFTVTFMGSAVVLFWRGTWEMFDLFLFPDNKQLTALSCLAIGYILYLVQTVLQFPAMRLSRRLEKYLVLQVVLEDIFNLVSAVCAVSYWRGVWLTCDLVLLPDAPTLSLLVSHAVGTGVLYLACAGRSVIVTGCVIDGEAKDGAGVRLGHYLRMEDLLSQYRPQSPGDGEEPQANQVQMDKVPGRKANSARADIVVDDMVQQSRF
- the LOC118422173 gene encoding hydrolethalus syndrome protein 1-like, with protein sequence MSDESSEFTEDDIRRQLAALGYHDVPEYRLKQFARDLQELVQQDRSKASSQDQSFASSASRLDASVSAQPAFPLRQPTRTNPAHRHDPVEQPGHGKENQTTRNFPVGHDREQTRPKAYYDREPRPTTAPANPARYAHAESSANDSRNESGFRVPKRKVLRKINGESRVFDESLTTESEADDVSELGERLAGLPINEEDSYLSEDDVSQYRRQRPRSAGLWPHRPAGDEESEYAPHLPRSFIRPAVRLPQNRKSVKTDPVNRFHFYNRQWAAQKAPEEKKHKDLRWNVRELMMQRDEVVRKPQRVYVPNGYVVPTNKKRQALRWEVRHDIARGVLPQY